A window of the Brassica napus cultivar Da-Ae chromosome C5, Da-Ae, whole genome shotgun sequence genome harbors these coding sequences:
- the LOC106388246 gene encoding linoleate 9S-lipoxygenase 5 → MIHTDIAEILCVKPKTKKRTKTMEEDVKKKKTKKTMKIQGEVVVMKKNLLDFKDAMASFLDRVHELLGRRVSLQLVSSLQPDPANEKRGRLGKAAHLEKWVTKIKTSVTAEETAFAVTFDWDESMGPPAAFVIKNHHHSQFYLKSLTLRNFPGGEGGPIHFVCNSWIYPSHRYRSDRVFFSNKAYLPNETPELLKELRKEELKNLRDNEKGGELKEWDRVYDYAYYNDLGAPDKGSDSARPVLGGSPDFPYPRRGKTGRKPTKSDSKSESRLALLNLNIYVPRDERFSHVKFSDFLAYALKSVTQVLVPEIASVCDKTINEFDSFEDVFHLYDGSIKLANGHTISKLRDVIPWEMFRELVRNDGERFLKFPLPDVLKESRSAWRTDEEFAREMLAGLNPVVISRLQEFPPKSNLDSTRYGNQHSSIREEHIKPHMNGLSVQEALGQNKLYILDHHDALMPYLTRINSTNTKTYATRTLLLLQEDGTLKPLAIELSLPHAQGESHGAVSKIFTPAEKGVEGSVWQLAKAYAAVNDSGYHQLISHWLKTHAVIEPFIIASNRQLSVIHPIFKLLHPHFRDTMNINALARHVLINSDGVLERTVFPGRYAMEMSSSIYKNWVFTDQALPKDLLKRGVAVENPSSENGIELLIEDYPFAVDGLEIWSAIKTWVREYCTIYYKNDKAVQNDTEIQEWWNELRTKGHGDLQQESWWPSMQTCDDLIEACTIIIWVASALHAAVNFGQYPYAGFLPNRPTVSRRFMPEPGTEEYTELEENEEVAFLKTITPQLQTLLGISIIEILSMHSTDEIYLGQRDSPNWTADEEPLEAFKRFGKSLELIENNIIRRNNDKKFKNRTGPVNIPYTLLYPDTTDYTREGGLTGKGIPNSVSI, encoded by the exons ATGATCCACACTGACATCGCAGAGATCTTATGCGTGAAGCCCAAGACGAAAAAAAGGACAAAGACGATGGAGGAAGacgtcaagaagaagaagaccaagAAGACGATGAAGATACAAGGAGAAGTTGTTGTCATGAAGAAGAACCTTCTCGACTTCAAAGACGCCATGGCTTCTTTTCTCGATCGAGTTCATGAGCTTCTTGGTCGTCGCGTATCTCTCCAGCTCGTCAGCTCTCTCCAACCCGACCCTG CCAATGAGAAGAGAGGAAGACTTGGAAAAGCAGCACATCTGGAAAAATGggtgacaaaaataaaaacgtctGTAACCGCGGAGGAAACTGCGTTTGCGGTGACGTTTGATTGGGACGAGTCAATGGGACCACCGGCTGCGTTTGTGATCAAGAACCACCACCATAGCCAATTCTACCTTAAATCCCTCACTCTCCGCAATTTCCCTGGCGGTGAAGGTGGTCCGATACACTTCGTTTGCAATTCTTGGATCTATCCAAGCCATCGGTACCGCTCTGACCGCGTTTTCTTCTCTAACAAG GCATATCTTCCAAATGAAACACCAGAGCTACTCAAAGAGCTAAGAAAGGAAGAGCTAAAGAATCTAAGAGACAACGAGAAAGGAGGAGAACTCAAAGAATGGGACAGAGTTTACGACTACGCTTATTACAACGACTTAGGTGCACCCGACAAAGGTTCTGACTCAGCCCGTCCGGTTCTCGGCGGTTCACCTGACTTTCCTTATCCTCGCCGCGGCAAAACCGGTCGTAAACCCACCAAATCCG ACTCTAAGTCCGAGAGTAGGCTGGCATTACTAAACCTGAACATCTACGTGCCGAGGGACGAGCGGTTTAGCCATGTTAAGTTCTCTGATTTCCTCGCGTACGCACTCAAATCGGTGACTCAAGTGCTAGTCCCTGAAATAGCCTCAGTTTGCGACAAGACCATCAACGAGTTTGACTCGTTCGAAGACGTTTTCCACCTCTATGACGGTAGTATTAAACTCGCCAATGGTCACACCATATCTAAGCTACGTGATGTTATCCCATGGGAGATGTTTCGTGAGCTTGTTCGCAATGATGGTGAACGGTTCTTGAAGTTTCCTTTGCCTGACGTCCTCAAAG AAAGTAGATCGGCTTGGAGGACTGATGAAGAGTTTGCGAGAGAAATGTTGGCTGGACTCAATCCAGTGGTTATAAGTCGTCTCCAG GAGTTTCCTCCAAAGAGCAATTTAGACTCTACAAGGTATGGAAACCAACACAGTTCCATACGAGAAGAGCACATAAAACCACACATGAACGGTCTCAGTGTCCAAGAA GCTTTGGGACAGAACAAGCTATACATATTAGATCATCATGATGCATTGATGCCATACTTGACACGGATAAACTCGACAAACACTAAAACTTATGCGACCCGAACGCTTCTGTTGCTTCAAGAGGACGGAACACTGAAGCCTCTAGCCATAGAGCTGAGTCTTCCTCACGCACAAGGTGAATCACACGGAGCGGTGAGCAAGATTTTCACACCAGCAGAGAAAGGCGTGGAGGGATCGGTTTGGCAGCTTGCTAAGGCTTACGCCGCGGTTAATGATTCCGGTTATCACCAGCTTATAAGCCACTg GTTGAAGACGCATGCAGTGATTGAACCGTTCATAATCGCGTCGAATAGGCAACTAAGTGTGATCCATCCGATCTTcaaacttcttcatcctcattTCCGTGACACGATGAACATCAACGCATTGGCACGACATGTCCTTATAAACTCTGATGGAGTTTTGGAGAGAACGGTGTTCCCTGGTCGTTACGCAATGGAAATGTCTTCTTCAATTTACAAGAATTGGGTTTTCACTGATCAGGCTCTTCCCAAAGATCTCCTCAAGCG TGGAGTTGCCGTTGAAAATCCAAGCAGTGAGAACGGGATTGAGCTTCTGATTGAGGACTACCCGTTTGCAGTCGATGGTTTAGAGATATGGTCAGCGATTAAGACGTGGGTGAGAGAGTACTGCACAATTTACTACAAGAATGACAAAGCTGTGCAAAACGATACCGAGATCCAAGAATGGTGGAACGAGCTTCGAACCAAAGGTCACGGCGATTTACAACAAGAGTCATGGTGGCCGTCGATGCAAACCTGCGACGACCTCATCGAAGCCTGCACCATCATCATCTGGGTCGCCTCTGCTCTCCACGCAGCAGTTAACTTCGGGCAATACCCTTACGCTGGCTTTCTCCCAAACCGGCCTACCGTCAGCCGTCGGTTCATGCCGGAACCGGGTACGGAAGAGTACACAGAACTGGAGGAAAACGAGGAGGTGGCGTTTTTAAAGACGATCACGCCGCAGTTACAAACTCTGCTTGGTATCTCCATCATAGAGATTTTGTCTATGCATTCAACGGACGAGATTTACTTAGGGCAGAGAGACTCACCGAACTGGACGGCAGATGAGGAGCCTTTAGAGGCGTTCAAGCGGTTTGGAAAGAGTTTGGAATTGATAGAGAACAATATTATACGAAGAAACAATGATAAGAAGTTCAAGAACCGGACCGGTCCGGTTAACATACCATACACTCTCTTGTACCCGGATACTACGGACTACACGAGAGAGGGTGGACTTACTGGTAAAGGGATTCCAAACAGTGTTTCTATTTAG
- the LOC106383986 gene encoding uncharacterized protein LOC106383986 — MSSSSSSDEIDERLDEVLDEIVEDAYNDIVEAQPNMQNTRGYIERDREGGHTRLVNDYFRENATYSAQFRRRFRMNKGLFMRIVLALQENFVFFQQRPDATGRLSHFPLQKCTAAIRLLAYGTGADTVDEYLRLAETSALLCLHNFTDGIIQLFGDEYLRRPTPDDLPRQLDIGEKRGFPGMIGSIDYYELEVVEIG; from the exons atgtcatcatcatcatcatccgaTGAAATCGATGAAAGATTGGACGAGGTTCTCGATGAAATCGTCGAAGATGCATATAATGACATAGTGGAGGCCCAACCGAATATGCAAAACACACGGGGTTATATTGAACGAGACCGTGAAGGGGGACACACCCGTTTAGTTAATGACTACTTCAGAGAGAATGCGACATACTCGGCACAATTCAGACGACGTTTCCGCATGAATAAGGGTTTATTCATGCGTATTGTCCTTGCCCTCCAGGAGAACTTTGTATTCTTTCAACAAAGACCAGATGCAACCGGGAGGTTAAGTCATTTTCCGCTACAAAAATGTACGGCGGCTATTCGACTGCTTGCTTATGGTACTGGGGCTGACACGGTTGATGAATATCTTCGACTAGCTGAGACCTCAGCACTTTTGTGTTTACATAATTTCACTGACGGAATTATACAGTTATTCGGAGACGAGTATTTACGACGACCCACACCGGATGATCTTCCACGACAACTCGACATTGGAGAGAAACGAGGGTTTCCTGGGATGATCGGGAGCattgact attacgagctaGAAGTTGTTGAAATCGGATGA
- the LOC106383987 gene encoding glutathione S-transferase T3-like, translated as MNLLFSQTQTPVDLDSPEPLWFCSQGPRESVVPPVVEPVVESGGESGLRRKWSPMEDKILIGAWLNTSKDPIISNEQKAGSFWRRIVDYYNASPQLVGTVPRELGSCKQRWGRINTDVSKFTGCYDAALREQRSGQNDDDVMKAALEIFFKTTESKFTMDHCWRELRHDQKWCSVYGPKEGGKEKRKQVIDVDREEEEVGEPEGRPPGVKAAKAGIKKKKSGREEELGKLQGVLEVKEKVYRAKILDRLLAKKEPLTEMETNLKMKLMSEML; from the coding sequence ATGAATCTACTGTTTAGTCAAACTCAGACTCCGGTGGACCTTGATTCACCCGAACCTTTATGGTTCTGTAGCCAAGGTCCTAGGGAGTCTGTTGTCCCTCCTGTAGTCGAGCCTGTTGTCGAGTCTGGTGGTGAGTCTGGTCTCAGGAGGAAGTGGTCTCCGATGGAGGATAAGATCCTTATTGGTGCTTGGCTTAACACCAGTAAGGATCCTATCATCAGCAATGAGCAGAAAGCTGGTTCTTTCTGGAGGCGGATTGTAGATTACTACAATGCAAGTCCGCAGCTGGTTGGGACCGTACCGAGAGAGCTAGGTTCCTGCAAGCAGAGGTGGGGGAGGATCAACACAGATGTATCCAAGTTTACAGGATGCTATGATGCGGCTTTGAGAGAGCAGAGAAGTGGCCAAAATGACGATGATGTGATGAAGGCGGCGTTGGAAATTTTCTTCAAAACTACCGAGTCCAAGTTCACCATGGATCACTGCTGGAGGGAGCTGAGACATGACCAAAAGTGGTGCTCTGTCTACGGGCCGAAGGAGGGTGGAAAGGAAAAGCGTAAACAAGTGATTGATGTTgatagagaagaagaggaagtcgGCGAACCAGAAGGTCGACCTCCCGGGGTTAAAGCTGCCAAAGCTggtatcaagaagaagaaaagtggTAGAGAGGAGGAGCTGGGGAAGCTTCAGGGGGTTTTAGAAGTCAAAGAAAAAGTGTATAGGGCTAAGATTCTAGATCGTTTACTCGCGAAGAAGGAGCCTTTAACTGAGATGGAAACAAATCTAAAAATGAAACTAATGTCTGAAATGCTTTGA
- the LOC106388245 gene encoding uncharacterized protein LOC106388245, with protein sequence MGKRDEKAEAVLRLLRKQTPLTLKQEKFCNRECVERFLKGKGDNVKKAAKQLTSCLSWRQNFDIERMGAEEFSAELADGVAYIAGHDGESRPVIMFRFKHDYQKLRSQKQFTRLVAFTMETAISSMSRNAEQSVVLLFDASFFRSSSAFANLLLATLKIIADNYPCRLYKAFIIDPPSFFSYIWKGVRPFVELSTVTMLISSLDYDEQLDISHVSSSSCLRSASLRFDPSSIKSTAKIGSASSRFAFTVTRNSMKPWYLSLTDTSPFHAAVDSTASKVSPLSVRSLSFASPAGRGLRDPKPAACRKSLFPSTPLPEKTKTVPHRKTPRPSFFQSPAMFFRGEKNVGGGEKSSREAFVPYLKFYRRPYDETAYRSKLRGPRGFVSVVSSHRRCRHVSLSQRF encoded by the exons ATGGGCAAGAGAGATGAGAAAGCCGAAGCTGTTCTTCGTTTACTCAGGAAACAAACTCCACTCACTCTTAAACAA GAGAAGTTCTGTAACAGAGAATGCGTGGAGAGATTCTTGAAAGGGAAAGGAGACAACGTCAAAAAAGCTGCGAAGCAGCTAACTTCATGCCTTTCGTGGAGACAAAACTTTGATATTG AGCGAATGGGGGCAGAGGAGTTCTCGGCGGAGCTAGCCGACGGCGTAGCTTACATCGCCGGCCACGACGGAGAATCCAGACCCGTTAtc ATGTTCCGTTTCAAGCATGATTATCAGAAGCTGCGTAGCCAGAAACA ATTTACGCGTTTAGTGGCGTTCACGATGGAGACTGCGATCTCGAGCATGTCCAGAAACGCGGAACAGAGCGTTGTTCTACTCTTCGATGCAA GCTTTTTCAGATCATCCTCTGCTTTTGCAAATCTGCTTTTGGCAACCCTAAAAATTATCGCAGATAATTACCCATGCCGACTTTACAAGGCCTTTATCATCGACCCTCCCTCCTTTTTCTCTTACATTTGGAAG GGTGTACGTCCTTTCGTGGAGCTATCTACTGTCACTATGTTAATCTCGTCTCTAGACTACGACGAGCAGCTAGATattagccacgtgtcatcatcCTCATGTCTTAGATCAGCTTCCCTACGTTTCGATCCATCGTCGATCAAATCAACGGCTAAGATTGGTTCAGCTTCTTCAAGATTCGCCTTCACCGTAACTCGCAACTCAATGAAGCCGTGGTACCTTTCCTTAACCGACACATCACCGTTTCACGCCGCCGTCGACTCCACCGCTTCCAAAGTATCTCCTCTCAGCGTGCGTTCTCTATCTTTCGCGTCTCCGGCGGGGCGTGGCTTAAGAGACCCGAAACCAGCCGCATGCAGAAAGAGTTTGTTTCCCTCGACGCCGTTGCCGGAGAAGACGAAAACGGTTCCGCACCGGAAAACTCCACGTCCGTCTTTTTTTCAGTCCCCGGCAATGTTCTTTCGCGGGGAGAAAAATGTCGGCGGAGGCGAGAAGTCATCACGTGAAGCGTTCGTACCGTATCTGAAGTTTTATCGGAGACCGTACGATGAGACGGCCTATAGGTCTAAACTGCGGGGTCCACGTGGATTTGTGTCAGTCGTGTCTTCGCACAGAAGATGTCGCCACGTATCTTTATCTCAACGGTTCTAG